A region from the Brassica napus cultivar Da-Ae chromosome C8, Da-Ae, whole genome shotgun sequence genome encodes:
- the LOC106412822 gene encoding transcription initiation factor TFIID subunit 11-like gives MVETRRGKRKKENPLGSEKKKKSAKKAKYGAMEKMTTEKSETTALEETTAVEEMTAVEKTSDVSAPINVLVDVAVAVDARDDSELRKSDLPEARPAAPVSRSRELEDDEANVGEEKSAASDEDNEVDDGEEKSAASNEDVEGEEKSDASDEDVEGEEKSDASDEDVEEEEELEEEVGEKGLANNVEESGDDSDGQGDGDCERRGRKASGRGI, from the exons ATGGTGGAAACGAGGCGGGgtaagaggaagaaggagaatccACTGGGAtcggagaagaaaaaaaaatccgcgAAGAAAGCAAAGTACGGAGCGATGGAGAAAATGACGACGGAGAAGTCAGAAACGACGGCTCTGGAGGAGACGACGGCTGTGGAGGAGATGACGGCTGTGGAGAAGACGAGCGATGTATCGGCGCCGATAAATGTTCTCGTGGATGTTGCGGTGGCGGTTGATGCAAGAGATGACTCTGAATTGAGAAAATCTGATCTTCCTGAGGCTCGTCCCGCTGCTCCGGTGAGTCGGAGTAGAGAATTGGAGGACGATGAAGCGAACGTGGGAGAAGAGAAGTCGGCTGCCTCTGATGAAGACAACGAAGTTGACGACGGAGAAGAGAAGTCAGCTGCCTCTAATGAAGACGTCGAAGGAGAAGAAAAGTCAGATGCCTCTGATGAAGACGTCGAAGGAGAAGAAAAGTCAGATGCCTCTGATGAAGacgtcgaagaagaagaagaattagaGGAAGAAGTAGGAGAGAAGGGATTAGCAAACAATGTAGAGGAATCTGGCGATGACTCTGATGGTCAAGGTGATGGTGACTGCGAACGAAGAGGGCGGAAGGCCAGCGGAAGAG GAATCTGA
- the LOC106414072 gene encoding uncharacterized protein LOC106414072, whose product MTHPHEEMREMEELKNHYDMIGFIADAQYGIPTRCPCGGEIMKDASPNPKYPSDFDTLPGRRYLSCKRYKDDGMHFRQPWVFGVEEEVRSLRREVDDMAAEIAKLKRLITRP is encoded by the exons ATGACTCATCCGCATGAGGAGATGAGGGAGATGGAGGAGTTGAAGAACCACTACGACATGATAGGGTTCATTGCTGATGCCCAATACGGGATTCCAACCCGTTGCCCATGTGGAGGTGAAATCATGAAGGATGCTTCTCCAAATCCGAAGTATCCATCAGATTTCGATACTTTACCTGGGCGTAGGTACTTATCCTGCAAGAGATACAAG GACGATGGGATGCACTTTCGTCAGCCATGGGTTTTCGGTGTTGAGGAAGAAGTTCGAAGCCTAAGGAGGGAGGTGGATGATATGGCTGCAGAGATTGCAAAGCTTAAGAGGCTAATTACCCGTCCATGA
- the LOC106412825 gene encoding uncharacterized protein LOC106412825 has protein sequence MTHRSLSYSGLDEIDTGLQRPRSTPIQFRNGSTERKGEPRTRIPPPNNSISENRTPSATRTFHQTGFDNLTEQARRHDLRGPVNIDPQREDLGIPTETGTFHNYIERNDAELKRIHAIVHMATSSAPDINMVIEETRRTPFTNKLASVRLHHVGKLKFPEYARNTDPKAHVRAFRLAISRAHLTDDEKEAGYRRFFAENLIGPRSSEIRVTEADLWNLKQAPFEPLKAYINKFREIKAKISHLNEVVALAALKNGVWFSSKFREELAVRAPISLDDALHRDSYFARHEEEVAALKKQYSANKNNATKKPATSKDPTTKGQHSYAINNSPQKSSTYDLIKYCTFHDRKGHSTEECQTALRSQNENKKTTEEAGEEEEEPVTPKSNRKAKVPTNKRGREIEHESPSSQPPAPKKRVDMISWGPNNNATDKIKSQTEGKVRFKITIAIRTLEKTDEATTPPIVTQYNLNTESPRGKIPNFKRKNKMTKIRELLKKPIAQQIKKKD, from the exons ATGACCCACCGAAGCTTAAGCTACAGTGGATTGGACGAAATCGACACTGGGCTCCAACGCCCACGAAGCACTCCGATCCAATTCCGGAACGGATCAACGGAAAGGAAGGGGGAACCAAGGACACGGATCCCACCACCGAACAATTCTATCTCCGAGAATCGAACTCCATCCGCAACGAGGACCTTTCATCAAACGGGATTCGATAACCTAACGGAACAAGCTCGGAGACATGATCTTCGCGGTCCCGTCAATATCGACCCCCAAAGGGAAGACTTAGGGATCCCGACCGAAACTGGGACGTTTCATAATTATATCGAAAGGAACGACGCCGAGCTCAAAAGGATACATGCGATCGTGCATATGGCAACAAGCTCTGCCCCGGATATCAACATGGTCATCGAGGAAACGAGAAGGACTCCATTCACAAACAAACTTGCCAGCGTAAGGCTGCATCACGTCGGGAAACTGAAATTCCCCGAATACGCCAGAAACACAGACCCGAAGGCCCATGTACGAGCCTTCCGTTTAGCAATATCAAGAGCACACCTCACCGACGATGAAAAAGAAGCAGGTTACCGCCGCTTCTTCGCCGAGAACCTCATCGGGCCTCGCTCGAGTG AGATAAGAGTTACCGAAGCAGATCTCTGGAATCTCAAACAAGCGCCTTTCGAGCCATTAAAAGCATACATAAACAAATTCAGAGAAATCAAGGCCAAGATCTCACATCTGAACGAGGTCGTTGCCCTCGCGGCATTAAAGAATGGTGTctggttctcatccaagttcAGGGAAGAATTGGCAGTACGAGCACCTATTTCGTTGGATGACGCCCTACACCGAGACTCTTATTTCGCCAGACACGAGGAGGAGGTCGCAGCCTTGAAAAAACAGTATAGCGCGAACAAGAACAACGCAACCAAAAAGCCTGCTACTTCTAAAGATCCAACCACCAAAGGGCAACATTCCTACGCAATAAATAATTCTCCACAAAAGTCTTCAACATACGACCTCATCAAATACTGCACCTTCCATGACCGCAAGGGCCACTCGACCGAAGAATGTCAAACCGCACTTCGCAGTCAAAACGAAAATAAGAAAACCACTGAAGAagccggagaagaagaagaagagccagTGACTCCAAAATCCAACCGAAAGGCCAAAGTCCCAACAAACAAAAGAGGTAGGGAGATCGAGCATGAATCACCGAGCTCTCAACCCCCAGCTCCGAAGAAAAGAGTCGACATGATTTCGTGGGGGCCAAACAACAATGCAACCGACAAAATCAAGAGCCAGACCGAAGGGAAAGTTCGTTTCAAGATCACAATAGCAATCCGCACAttggaaaaaaccgatgaagcCACTACCCCTCCCATTGTCACTCAGTACAACCTAAACACAGAGTCCCCTCGCGGAAAAATCCCCAACTtcaaaagaaagaataaaatgaccaaaattcGCGAGCTATTAAAAAAACCGATTGCCCAACAGATTAAGAAAAAAGACTGA